The following are encoded in a window of Mycobacterium decipiens genomic DNA:
- the pgl gene encoding 6-phosphogluconolactonase, translated as MSKSIEIFPDDGILVEAAGQRLIGVIQAAVAARGQAKIVLTGGGNGIALLRYLSSQTRQIDWSTVHLFWGDERYVPEDDDERNLKQARQALLNHIDIPSSQVHPMAASDGDFGTDLDAAALAYEQVLAANAAPDATAPIFDVHLLGMGPEGHINSLFPQTPAVRETTRMVVAVDDSPKPPPQRITLTLPAIQRSREVWLLVSGAGKADAVAAAIAGADPVSIPAAGAIGREKTLWLLDEGAAAKVPG; from the coding sequence GTGAGCAAGAGCATCGAAATCTTCCCGGATGACGGCATCCTGGTCGAGGCCGCGGGTCAGCGACTGATCGGCGTCATCCAGGCCGCCGTCGCGGCCAGGGGGCAGGCAAAGATCGTGCTGACCGGGGGCGGCAACGGGATCGCGCTACTGCGCTACCTCAGCTCCCAGACACGGCAGATCGACTGGTCCACGGTGCACCTGTTCTGGGGCGACGAACGCTACGTACCCGAAGACGATGACGAGCGCAATCTCAAGCAGGCCCGCCAGGCGTTGCTCAACCACATAGACATTCCGTCAAGCCAGGTGCACCCAATGGCCGCCAGTGATGGTGACTTCGGCACCGACCTGGACGCAGCGGCCCTGGCATACGAGCAGGTCCTGGCCGCCAATGCCGCACCCGATGCCACGGCGCCGATATTTGACGTCCACCTGCTGGGAATGGGGCCCGAGGGTCACATCAACTCGTTGTTCCCGCAGACCCCCGCCGTGCGCGAGACCACCCGCATGGTGGTCGCGGTTGACGACTCACCGAAGCCGCCGCCGCAACGAATCACCTTGACACTGCCGGCGATCCAGCGTTCCCGCGAGGTCTGGCTGCTGGTTTCCGGGGCGGGCAAGGCCGACGCGGTGGCCGCTGCAATCGCCGGCGCCGATCCGGTTTCGATCCCGGCGGCCGGCGCCATCGGGCGCGAGAAGACGCTCTGGC
- the opcA gene encoding glucose-6-phosphate dehydrogenase assembly protein OpcA: protein MIVDLPDTTTTAVNKKLDELRAKAGAVAMGRVLTLIIAPDSEAVFDESIQAANDASHEHPSRIIVTMRGDPYADKPRLDAQLRVGADAGAGEFVVLRLSGALASHADSVVIPFLLPDIPVVAWWPDIAPAVPAQDPLGKLAIRRITDATNAIDPLSAIKSRLAGYSAGDTDLAWSRITYWRALLTSAVDQPPHEPIESALVSGLKTEPALDVLAGWLASRIDGPVRRAVGELKVELVRNSETIVLRRPQEGITATLSRTAKPEALVPLARRVAGECMAEDLRRLDPDEIYCAALEGIKKVQYA, encoded by the coding sequence TTGATAGTCGATCTGCCCGACACCACCACCACCGCGGTGAACAAGAAACTCGACGAACTGCGGGCAAAGGCCGGTGCCGTCGCGATGGGCCGGGTGCTGACGCTCATCATCGCCCCGGACAGCGAAGCCGTGTTCGACGAGTCGATCCAAGCGGCCAACGACGCCAGCCATGAACACCCCAGCCGGATCATCGTCACGATGAGGGGCGATCCGTACGCCGACAAGCCGCGGCTGGACGCGCAACTGCGAGTGGGCGCTGACGCCGGCGCCGGCGAGTTCGTGGTGCTACGGCTGTCCGGGGCACTCGCCAGCCACGCCGACAGTGTCGTCATTCCCTTCCTGCTTCCCGATATCCCGGTGGTGGCGTGGTGGCCCGACATCGCTCCGGCGGTGCCAGCCCAGGATCCGTTGGGCAAGTTGGCGATTCGGCGTATTACCGACGCCACCAACGCTATCGACCCGTTGTCGGCCATCAAGAGCCGGCTAGCCGGCTACAGCGCAGGTGACACCGATCTGGCTTGGAGCCGCATCACCTATTGGCGTGCACTGCTGACCTCCGCCGTCGATCAGCCGCCGCACGAGCCGATTGAGTCGGCGCTGGTGTCCGGCTTGAAAACCGAGCCGGCGCTCGACGTCCTGGCCGGCTGGCTGGCCAGCCGGATCGACGGTCCGGTGCGCCGGGCGGTCGGTGAACTCAAAGTCGAGTTGGTGCGCAACAGCGAGACCATCGTGCTGCGCCGGCCCCAGGAGGGAATCACGGCTACCCTGAGCCGGACAGCCAAACCCGAAGCCCTGGTTCCATTGGCCCGCAGGGTAGCCGGTGAGTGCATGGCCGAAGACCTGCGCCGGTTGGACCCCGACGAGATCTACTGCGCCGCACTCGAAGGCATCAAGAAGGTGCAGTACGCGTGA